The Polycladomyces subterraneus genome contains a region encoding:
- a CDS encoding NAD(+)/NADH kinase, which yields MTTIGISVNKGKPKTRIVTRELVRLLEERNAGVVLEPDIAQEIGRPDLGLPLERFPERANILFVLGGDGTLLGFARRFAQHSLPILGFNLGNLGFLSEAEPDNLADAVDRVIAGDYYIEERLMLDAEVVRDGQVLERSVALNDVGIAKGSFSRMITCSVWMDDSYLGTYSGDGVIVSTPTGSTAYSLSCGGPIVWPGLQTILLTPICPHTLTARPMVLPAGSVLEVRVSATHQDIGLTIDGQLGFRLNVDDVIRIRRSPYNTLLIKWQERSFFEVVRKKLQGDTDEDPGLEGKR from the coding sequence TTGACAACCATTGGCATTTCCGTCAACAAAGGAAAACCCAAGACACGGATCGTCACGCGTGAATTGGTGCGATTGTTGGAAGAGAGAAATGCCGGCGTGGTACTGGAGCCGGACATCGCACAGGAGATCGGTCGTCCCGATCTCGGTCTTCCGTTGGAACGTTTTCCTGAACGAGCCAACATCTTGTTTGTCTTGGGCGGAGACGGCACCCTGTTGGGGTTTGCGCGTCGGTTTGCGCAGCATTCGTTGCCGATATTGGGGTTCAATTTGGGTAACCTCGGATTTCTCTCCGAAGCGGAACCGGACAATCTGGCTGATGCAGTTGACCGTGTGATCGCTGGGGACTATTACATAGAAGAACGATTGATGCTGGATGCGGAGGTGGTGAGGGACGGGCAGGTACTGGAGCGGAGTGTGGCATTGAATGACGTGGGTATCGCCAAAGGATCGTTCAGCCGCATGATCACTTGCTCGGTGTGGATGGACGATTCATACTTGGGTACCTACTCGGGGGACGGTGTCATCGTCTCCACTCCGACCGGTTCCACTGCTTATTCCTTATCGTGCGGGGGGCCGATTGTATGGCCCGGATTGCAGACGATATTACTCACCCCGATCTGTCCGCACACACTGACCGCCCGGCCGATGGTGCTGCCGGCCGGAAGCGTGTTGGAAGTGCGGGTCAGCGCCACGCATCAGGATATCGGTTTGACCATTGACGGTCAACTGGGTTTTCGGTTAAATGTGGATGATGTGATCCGTATACGCCGGTCTCCGTACAATACCTTGCTGATCAAATGGCAGGAACGCTCCTTTTTTGAAGTCGTGAGAAAAAAGCTGCAAGGAGACACGGATGAGGATCCTGGGTTGGAGGGCAAACGATGA
- a CDS encoding sigma-54 interaction domain-containing protein, protein MKRFLIVGGGKGGTALLRTLSEMDRVVVMGVVDVNDHAPAVRLAREMGIPTGTDVTPFLRERPDVILEVTGDPSVYEHLCRLTEQGTLVISGAVANLMLQLIEEKETWFEAWRSRQRELDAILNSTHDGMIAVNKQGKITLFNRAAERLMKMSMSDVMGKPVSETIPNTRLDYVLKTGKRELNRQQTLPDGTRIVTNRVPVTDRHGNVIGAVAVFRDITEVTSLSQQVTNLESMKSLLQAIIDSSDDAISVVDAQGIGILINPAYTRLTGLKPEEVIGKPADTDISEGESMHMKVLKTRQPVRGVPMKVGPHRKDVVVNVAPIIVDGELKGSVGILHDMSEIQKLNQELERARRIIRTLEAKYTFDDIIGRSEAFIYAVEQARQAAKTRATVLLRGESGTGKELFAHAIHNDSDRKYHQFVRVNCAAISESLLESELFGYVEGAFTGARRGGKKGLFEEASGGTIFLDEIGELAPNIQAKLLRVLQEKEVLRVGGTKPIPVDVRVIAATNVDLEKAIREKRFREDLYYRLNVLPIHIPPLRQRKEDLPDLALHVIKRFNQEYGRNVETIDPHALQALQSYSWPGNVRELENVLGRAMINMGYHERTMRLEHLPPLEATSRAVFPDMGDGAEGETLQEVMARVEKETILRTYRQCGGNKTETARRLGISVRNLYYKLERYQLDSDPEMEI, encoded by the coding sequence GTGAAACGGTTTCTGATTGTGGGTGGGGGAAAGGGAGGAACGGCACTTCTTCGGACCTTGTCCGAAATGGACCGAGTGGTGGTGATGGGTGTGGTCGATGTAAACGATCATGCTCCCGCCGTCCGTTTGGCCAGGGAAATGGGGATTCCGACCGGTACGGACGTGACCCCCTTTCTGAGAGAGCGACCCGATGTCATTTTGGAGGTAACCGGAGACCCGTCCGTTTATGAACATTTGTGTCGTCTCACGGAACAGGGGACCCTTGTGATCTCGGGTGCTGTGGCTAATCTCATGTTGCAACTGATCGAAGAAAAAGAAACGTGGTTTGAAGCATGGCGATCCCGGCAACGGGAGTTGGACGCGATCCTCAACTCCACGCATGACGGGATGATCGCCGTCAACAAACAGGGGAAAATCACGCTGTTTAACCGGGCGGCCGAACGATTGATGAAGATGAGTATGTCCGACGTGATGGGCAAACCAGTATCGGAGACGATCCCCAATACCCGGTTGGATTATGTGCTAAAAACCGGCAAACGGGAGCTGAACCGCCAACAGACATTGCCTGACGGCACGCGTATCGTGACCAACCGCGTGCCGGTGACGGACCGTCATGGCAATGTGATCGGCGCCGTGGCCGTTTTTCGGGACATCACAGAAGTGACCTCCCTCAGTCAGCAAGTGACCAACCTGGAAAGCATGAAAAGTTTGCTTCAAGCGATTATCGACTCCTCCGACGATGCTATCTCCGTAGTGGATGCGCAGGGGATCGGCATCCTGATCAACCCCGCCTATACCCGGTTGACCGGCCTGAAGCCGGAAGAGGTGATTGGCAAACCGGCCGACACCGACATTTCCGAAGGGGAAAGCATGCATATGAAGGTGCTGAAAACACGGCAACCGGTTCGCGGGGTGCCGATGAAAGTGGGTCCGCACCGGAAGGATGTCGTCGTCAATGTCGCTCCGATCATTGTGGATGGGGAACTGAAGGGCAGCGTCGGCATTTTGCACGATATGTCCGAGATCCAAAAGCTAAATCAGGAGCTGGAGCGGGCCCGGCGGATCATCCGCACACTGGAGGCGAAGTATACGTTTGACGACATCATTGGCCGAAGCGAAGCGTTCATCTATGCGGTCGAACAAGCCCGTCAAGCGGCGAAAACACGAGCGACGGTTCTGTTGCGAGGGGAATCCGGTACTGGAAAAGAGCTGTTCGCTCATGCGATCCACAATGACAGCGACCGGAAATACCATCAGTTCGTCCGGGTCAACTGTGCGGCTATTTCCGAATCGCTGTTGGAAAGCGAGCTGTTTGGATATGTCGAGGGCGCGTTCACCGGGGCGCGTCGCGGCGGTAAAAAGGGATTGTTTGAGGAGGCGAGCGGAGGCACCATTTTTTTGGACGAAATCGGGGAGTTGGCCCCCAACATTCAAGCCAAACTCCTGCGCGTCCTGCAGGAGAAGGAAGTGCTCCGTGTCGGAGGAACCAAACCGATTCCCGTCGATGTGCGGGTGATTGCCGCCACCAATGTCGATTTGGAAAAGGCGATTCGGGAAAAACGCTTCCGGGAGGATTTGTACTACCGGCTCAATGTGTTGCCGATCCACATCCCGCCCTTACGTCAACGTAAAGAGGATTTGCCCGATTTGGCCTTGCATGTGATCAAGCGGTTCAACCAAGAATACGGGCGCAATGTGGAGACGATCGATCCGCATGCCCTCCAAGCCTTGCAATCCTATTCATGGCCCGGGAATGTACGGGAGCTGGAGAACGTATTGGGTCGTGCGATGATCAACATGGGTTATCACGAGCGAACCATGCGGTTAGAGCATTTGCCGCCGTTGGAAGCGACGTCCCGTGCGGTGTTCCCGGACATGGGTGATGGGGCGGAAGGGGAAACACTCCAGGAAGTGATGGCGCGTGTCGAAAAGGAGACCATCCTTCGCACTTATCGGCAATGTGGCGGCAATAAGACGGAAACGGCCCGGCGGTTGGGCATCTCTGTGCGCAATCTCTATTACAAGTTGGAGCGTTATCAGCTGGATTCCGATCCGGAGATGGAAATATAA
- a CDS encoding DUF2627 domain-containing protein, protein MLYQRLLAIIVLCIPGVLGVYGWTLMRDVFFNYFARGRFAWLPFIGGLALFLFGLCFLAGFIFYRDFKRNQIQPKLRKWIERK, encoded by the coding sequence ATGTTGTACCAACGATTGCTCGCCATCATCGTGCTGTGCATCCCCGGAGTGCTGGGCGTTTACGGTTGGACACTGATGCGTGATGTTTTCTTCAATTATTTTGCCAGAGGGCGTTTTGCGTGGCTCCCTTTCATAGGGGGACTGGCGCTGTTTTTGTTTGGATTGTGTTTTCTCGCCGGTTTCATTTTCTACCGCGACTTCAAACGCAACCAAATTCAGCCAAAACTGCGGAAATGGATCGAGAGGAAATAG
- the ptb gene encoding phosphate butyryltransferase: protein MKPIRTFSEILAKAEALEPVTVAVAAADDREVLEAVADAKKRQIADFRLFGDRNKIRAFADEIGLSLDPDMVSDQPNPALASREAVQAVREGQADVVMKGMVQTADFLRAVLNKEAGLRGSGVLSHVATFEVPGYDRLIHVTDPALNIAPSLQEKVQIVQNVVRLCHSLDLAEPKVAVLGAVEVVNPNMQPTLDAAALAQMNRRGQIKGAVVDGPFALDNAVSVEAAEHKGIKSPVAGRADVLLVPDIEAGNMLYKSMVYFARSKIGGLVLGAKVPVVLTSRADTHEAKLYSIAMAVLQADFNKRQA, encoded by the coding sequence ATGAAACCCATTCGTACTTTCTCAGAAATCTTGGCGAAAGCTGAAGCACTGGAACCTGTAACTGTCGCGGTAGCCGCTGCGGATGATCGGGAGGTGCTGGAAGCAGTCGCAGACGCGAAAAAACGGCAAATCGCTGATTTCCGTCTGTTTGGTGATCGGAACAAAATCCGGGCGTTTGCGGATGAAATCGGTTTGTCGCTGGACCCGGACATGGTGTCCGACCAACCAAACCCTGCTCTCGCGAGTCGGGAAGCGGTTCAGGCTGTTCGCGAAGGACAAGCGGATGTGGTGATGAAGGGGATGGTCCAAACCGCAGACTTCCTGCGGGCAGTACTCAACAAAGAGGCGGGCTTGCGTGGTTCCGGCGTGCTGAGCCACGTGGCGACGTTTGAGGTACCGGGGTACGACCGTTTGATTCACGTAACCGACCCGGCACTCAATATCGCTCCTTCACTTCAGGAGAAAGTGCAAATCGTTCAAAACGTCGTCCGGTTGTGTCACTCGCTGGACCTTGCAGAACCCAAAGTGGCCGTACTCGGAGCAGTGGAAGTAGTCAATCCCAACATGCAACCCACACTGGATGCGGCCGCACTCGCACAAATGAACCGTCGCGGACAAATCAAGGGGGCTGTCGTCGACGGTCCGTTTGCGCTGGACAATGCTGTATCGGTGGAAGCGGCTGAGCACAAAGGAATCAAAAGCCCGGTGGCGGGTCGCGCCGATGTGCTTCTGGTCCCCGATATTGAAGCGGGCAACATGCTTTACAAATCCATGGTCTACTTTGCCCGCAGCAAAATCGGTGGTCTGGTGTTGGGTGCCAAGGTACCCGTTGTCCTCACTTCGCGAGCGGACACGCACGAAGCCAAACTTTACTCGATCGCGATGGCGGTGTTACAGGCGGATTTCAATAAACGTCAAGCATAA
- the spo0A gene encoding sporulation transcription factor Spo0A, translated as MNKIRVLLADDNREFAELLREYLASQDDMDVIGVAYNGNEVLEKLEKDVPDVLVLDIIMPHLDGLGVLEQIHERGIKPVPKIMMLTAFGQENITQRAVELGAAYYILKPFDMDVLAHRIRQMKGQPGAPTTMKSMNPQLNRTNNLDANITSVIHEIGVPAHIKGYLYLREAITMVYNEVELLGAITKTLYPRIAEKYNTTPSRVERAIRHAIEVAWSRGNMESIRNLFGYTINVTKAKPTNSEFIAMVADKLRIEHKVG; from the coding sequence TTGAATAAAATCCGCGTTTTGTTGGCCGACGACAATCGGGAGTTTGCTGAATTGTTAAGGGAATATCTCGCTTCCCAGGACGACATGGACGTGATTGGTGTTGCCTACAATGGCAATGAAGTGTTGGAAAAATTGGAGAAAGACGTGCCGGATGTGTTGGTGCTGGACATCATCATGCCACACTTGGACGGATTGGGTGTGTTGGAACAAATCCACGAACGGGGAATCAAACCGGTTCCCAAAATCATGATGTTAACGGCTTTTGGTCAGGAAAACATCACCCAGCGTGCAGTGGAATTGGGAGCGGCCTATTACATACTCAAACCATTTGATATGGACGTGTTGGCGCATCGGATCCGTCAAATGAAAGGACAACCGGGCGCACCGACCACGATGAAGTCGATGAATCCGCAGTTGAACCGAACCAACAATCTAGACGCCAACATCACGAGTGTGATCCACGAAATCGGCGTACCAGCTCATATTAAAGGGTATCTGTACCTCCGCGAAGCCATCACGATGGTGTACAACGAAGTGGAGTTGCTCGGCGCCATTACCAAAACGTTGTATCCACGGATCGCGGAGAAGTACAACACCACGCCCAGTCGGGTCGAACGGGCGATTCGTCACGCGATCGAGGTAGCTTGGAGTCGGGGCAACATGGAATCCATTCGCAATCTGTTTGGATATACCATCAACGTGACCAAGGCAAAACCCACCAACAGCGAATTTATCGCGATGGTAGCGGACAAATTGCGTATCGAGCACAAAGTGGGTTGA
- the recN gene encoding DNA repair protein RecN yields the protein MLREMSIRHFAIIDHVRLTFDDGFHVLTGETGAGKSILIDAIGLLVGGRGSADFVRHGKEKAEIEGLFEVPADHPVRDVLSEMGIEPEEDVLIIRREIAASGKSTCRINGRMVTLAMLKQVGERLLDIHGQHEHQSLLKPEEHVEWLDAFGGEPLLAKRREYEAVYRKYRDREREWQRLTVDEKEMAQRIDLLRFQQEEIAAAKLTEEEEEELELERNRLAHAEKIVQNASEAYEALYGERRGLEHLHDALQALEEIVQVDESIRSVWEMVQSAYYQLEEAARELGKYRDQLEFDPDRLVEVEDRLHLIRQLKRKYGDSIRDILSFGERVQEELEQLLNRDENKEALEAEIKQLRAVLDQKAKELTALRKQAAQRLEERVEKELADLNMGATTFHVAFYASETPNGLTPIGKDRIEFQIAPNPGEPLRPLAKIASGGELSRIMLALKTLFADVDHIPTLIFDEIDTGVSGRAAQAIAEKMVALGRKSQVLCITHLPQVACMADTHFYIYKEAESGHTKTHVEKLDRQGRTLELARMLGGVEVTDTTREHAQEMLQMAEQMKKAI from the coding sequence ATGCTTCGGGAAATGTCCATCCGCCATTTTGCCATCATCGACCATGTCCGTCTGACGTTTGACGACGGATTTCATGTGCTGACCGGGGAAACCGGCGCGGGGAAATCGATCCTGATCGATGCCATCGGGCTTTTGGTCGGGGGACGCGGTTCCGCCGATTTCGTACGTCACGGAAAAGAGAAGGCAGAGATTGAAGGGCTATTTGAGGTACCGGCTGATCACCCAGTGAGAGATGTTTTGTCCGAAATGGGCATCGAACCGGAAGAGGATGTCCTCATCATCCGTCGGGAAATCGCGGCGAGCGGCAAAAGCACTTGCCGGATCAACGGACGCATGGTGACCTTGGCCATGTTGAAACAAGTGGGCGAACGGCTGCTGGACATCCACGGTCAGCATGAGCATCAATCCCTGCTGAAACCGGAAGAACACGTGGAATGGCTGGATGCTTTCGGTGGAGAACCGCTTTTGGCCAAACGCAGGGAGTACGAAGCCGTCTACCGAAAATACCGCGATCGGGAACGTGAATGGCAACGCTTAACGGTGGACGAGAAAGAGATGGCCCAACGAATTGATCTGCTACGCTTTCAACAGGAGGAAATTGCTGCGGCAAAGTTGACGGAGGAAGAAGAAGAGGAACTGGAGTTGGAGCGCAATCGGTTAGCGCATGCCGAAAAAATCGTCCAGAACGCGTCGGAGGCATATGAGGCATTGTACGGGGAACGGCGCGGACTGGAGCACCTGCACGACGCTTTACAAGCGTTGGAAGAGATTGTCCAAGTAGATGAATCGATCCGTTCCGTGTGGGAAATGGTCCAAAGCGCATACTATCAGTTGGAGGAAGCTGCGCGAGAGCTGGGAAAGTATCGTGATCAACTGGAATTTGACCCCGACCGGCTGGTCGAAGTGGAAGACCGTCTCCACCTGATTCGCCAACTGAAACGAAAATATGGCGATTCCATCCGCGACATTCTGTCGTTCGGCGAGCGTGTACAGGAAGAGCTGGAGCAATTGTTGAACCGAGATGAAAACAAAGAAGCGCTGGAAGCGGAAATAAAGCAACTTCGCGCAGTATTGGACCAAAAGGCGAAGGAACTGACCGCTTTGCGGAAACAAGCGGCCCAACGTTTGGAGGAGCGGGTAGAAAAAGAGCTGGCCGATCTCAATATGGGGGCCACCACGTTTCATGTTGCCTTTTACGCTTCTGAAACACCGAACGGATTGACGCCGATCGGCAAGGACCGGATTGAGTTTCAAATTGCGCCCAACCCTGGTGAACCGCTCAGACCACTGGCCAAAATTGCATCTGGCGGGGAATTGTCCCGGATTATGCTGGCATTGAAAACGCTGTTTGCAGATGTGGACCACATCCCTACCCTCATTTTTGATGAGATCGATACGGGGGTCAGTGGACGCGCAGCCCAAGCGATTGCCGAGAAAATGGTGGCTTTGGGGCGAAAAAGCCAAGTCTTGTGCATCACGCATTTGCCACAAGTGGCCTGTATGGCGGACACGCACTTTTACATTTACAAAGAAGCAGAATCAGGACACACCAAAACCCATGTCGAAAAACTGGATAGGCAGGGAAGAACGTTGGAGCTGGCCCGGATGCTGGGCGGTGTGGAAGTGACGGACACCACACGAGAACATGCGCAGGAGATGCTTCAAATGGCCGAACAGATGAAAAAAGCGATCTAA
- a CDS encoding Leu/Phe/Val dehydrogenase, with amino-acid sequence MKLFDYLQKYDYEQLLFCQDRESGLKAIIAIHDTTLGPALGGTRMWTYDSEEDAIIDALRLARGMTYKAAAAGLNLGGGKTVIIGDPRKDKNEAMFRAFGRFIQGLNGRYITAEDVGTTVEDMDIIHQETRYVTGVSPAFGSSGNPSPVTAYGVYVGMKAAAKKAFGNDSLSGKTVAVQGVGSVAYELCKYLHKEGAKLIVTDINQENLERAVRDFGAEAVSPDKIYDVDCDIFSPCALGAIINDETIGRLKCQVVAGSANNQLKEERHGDILQEKGIVYAPDYVINAGGLINVADELLGYNRDRAMKKVEGIYDNIMKVFEIAERDNIPTYKAADRMAEERIATLRQSRSMFLQNERHTLNMTHHG; translated from the coding sequence ATGAAGCTGTTCGATTACCTGCAAAAATATGATTACGAGCAACTGCTGTTCTGCCAGGACCGGGAATCCGGTTTGAAAGCGATCATTGCCATTCACGATACCACGCTCGGCCCCGCTTTGGGTGGTACCCGGATGTGGACCTACGATTCCGAAGAAGATGCCATAATTGACGCCCTGCGTTTGGCCCGTGGCATGACCTACAAAGCGGCGGCGGCCGGTTTGAATCTGGGCGGGGGGAAAACAGTTATCATCGGTGATCCGCGCAAGGACAAAAACGAAGCGATGTTCCGTGCGTTCGGTCGGTTTATCCAAGGCCTGAACGGTCGTTACATCACCGCCGAAGACGTGGGCACCACCGTGGAGGATATGGACATCATCCATCAGGAGACTCGCTACGTGACGGGAGTGTCCCCGGCATTCGGCTCCAGCGGCAATCCCTCCCCGGTGACAGCTTACGGTGTCTATGTCGGAATGAAAGCGGCGGCTAAAAAAGCTTTCGGCAATGATTCGCTGTCCGGAAAAACGGTGGCGGTGCAGGGGGTCGGCAGCGTCGCATACGAGCTCTGCAAATACTTGCATAAAGAAGGAGCCAAATTGATCGTCACCGACATCAACCAAGAAAATTTGGAACGCGCCGTTCGCGATTTCGGAGCGGAAGCGGTGTCTCCGGACAAAATCTACGATGTCGATTGCGACATCTTCTCTCCGTGTGCGTTGGGGGCGATCATCAACGATGAAACGATTGGCCGCTTGAAATGCCAAGTGGTCGCCGGTTCCGCCAACAACCAGCTGAAAGAGGAGCGTCACGGTGACATTCTCCAAGAAAAAGGCATAGTGTATGCACCCGACTATGTGATCAACGCCGGTGGCCTGATCAACGTGGCTGATGAGTTGTTGGGTTACAACCGCGATCGGGCGATGAAAAAAGTGGAAGGCATTTACGACAACATCATGAAAGTATTTGAAATCGCCGAGCGGGACAACATCCCGACCTACAAGGCGGCTGACCGGATGGCGGAAGAACGAATCGCTACTTTGCGCCAATCCCGTAGCATGTTCTTGCAAAATGAACGCCACACCTTGAATATGACGCATCACGGTTAA
- the spoIVB gene encoding SpoIVB peptidase has product MREKQKRKWWGIVLVGFLIWASMTPTFQQFTSFPRELRLFSGHQEQLRLTMPATVMADIADPHVAAINGKSRAQLDLHHPFTVMTKHRGQTRLTLRLFGRIPLKTLQLRVLPEIRVIPGGQSIGVKLQSAGVMVVGHHLVSQGDEAISPGEKADIHVGDYIVRINDQPIKNVNQVSTIVRKTFGQPLKVKLVRGDSERETTLTPVFDKREGIYRIGLYIRDSAAGVGTLTFYDPVRKVYGALGHVISDMDTGQPIRVGGGTIIHSSVTSIQRGESGEPGEKRAIFFQEHHVLGSIRRNTPFGIFGKMDRLPDKGLYNRTVPVALAEEVKEGPAQILTVVEGQKVERYNIEIVHVVHQKYPATKGMIIKITDPRLLKSTGGIVQGMSGSPILQNGKLIGAVTHVFVNDPTSGYGTLIEWMLQDAGVLNAAGLQETRFSFLSLKEMYGRILNPKAGSTIGNVEKLHSTIKEADRGTLL; this is encoded by the coding sequence TTGCGGGAAAAACAGAAAAGAAAATGGTGGGGTATTGTACTGGTTGGCTTCCTTATCTGGGCCAGTATGACACCGACTTTTCAACAGTTCACTTCGTTCCCCCGGGAATTGCGCTTGTTTTCCGGTCATCAGGAACAACTTCGACTGACAATGCCGGCCACTGTGATGGCCGACATCGCCGATCCACACGTAGCGGCGATCAACGGGAAAAGTCGTGCGCAACTGGATTTGCATCATCCGTTTACCGTCATGACCAAACATCGCGGACAGACGCGGCTGACCCTCCGGTTGTTTGGACGCATTCCACTCAAGACACTGCAATTGCGGGTTTTGCCGGAAATCCGCGTGATTCCCGGCGGACAGTCGATCGGGGTCAAACTGCAATCAGCCGGAGTGATGGTTGTCGGTCATCATCTGGTATCGCAGGGAGATGAGGCGATTTCACCCGGAGAAAAAGCGGATATCCACGTCGGTGACTATATCGTGCGCATCAATGATCAACCGATCAAAAACGTCAACCAAGTGTCAACCATTGTCCGGAAGACATTTGGCCAACCGCTGAAAGTGAAGCTGGTACGCGGTGACAGTGAGCGGGAGACGACATTGACACCCGTCTTCGACAAACGGGAGGGGATCTATCGCATCGGCCTCTATATCCGTGATTCCGCCGCGGGTGTGGGCACATTGACGTTTTACGATCCGGTTCGAAAAGTGTATGGTGCGTTGGGGCATGTCATATCCGATATGGATACCGGTCAGCCGATTCGAGTCGGAGGGGGGACGATCATTCATTCCAGCGTCACCTCCATCCAAAGAGGAGAGTCGGGTGAACCCGGGGAAAAACGCGCGATTTTTTTCCAGGAGCATCACGTTCTCGGTTCCATTCGACGCAATACGCCGTTCGGGATCTTCGGTAAAATGGACCGATTGCCCGACAAGGGCCTGTACAATCGAACAGTTCCTGTAGCGTTGGCAGAAGAGGTAAAAGAAGGACCGGCCCAAATCCTGACAGTGGTGGAAGGGCAAAAAGTGGAGCGGTACAACATTGAGATCGTACATGTAGTTCATCAAAAATATCCAGCGACCAAAGGGATGATCATCAAAATTACCGACCCGAGACTGTTAAAGAGTACGGGAGGGATCGTTCAGGGGATGAGCGGCAGTCCCATTTTGCAGAACGGCAAACTGATTGGAGCTGTGACACATGTCTTTGTTAATGATCCCACTTCCGGGTACGGTACACTGATTGAATGGATGTTGCAGGATGCGGGAGTACTAAATGCGGCGGGTCTCCAAGAGACCCGTTTCTCTTTTTTATCATTAAAGGAAATGTATGGTCGTATTTTGAATCCAAAAGCAGGATCGACCATTGGAAATGTCGAAAAACTTCATAGCACAATCAAAGAAGCGGACAGGGGGACATTGCTTTGA
- the ahrC gene encoding transcriptional regulator AhrC/ArgR, with amino-acid sequence MKAQRHIKIREIIASKDIETQEELVDELKKAGFNVTQATVSRDIKELHLVKVATNNGRYKYSLPADRRFNPLQKLKRMLVESFVGVDHSENLIVMKTLPGNAHACAALIDHLDWPEIIGTIAGDDTILMICRNKEVVPEVVKRFLDML; translated from the coding sequence ATGAAAGCGCAGCGTCACATCAAGATTCGCGAGATTATCGCAAGCAAGGACATCGAAACACAAGAGGAATTGGTGGACGAACTGAAAAAAGCGGGATTCAATGTGACCCAGGCCACGGTATCCCGCGACATCAAAGAATTGCACCTCGTAAAGGTAGCTACCAACAATGGTCGTTACAAATATTCGTTGCCTGCCGACAGGCGCTTTAATCCGTTGCAAAAGCTGAAACGTATGTTGGTTGAGTCGTTTGTCGGTGTGGATCACAGCGAAAATCTCATTGTCATGAAAACTCTGCCGGGGAATGCGCATGCGTGTGCAGCTCTGATCGACCATTTGGATTGGCCGGAGATCATCGGCACGATTGCGGGGGACGACACGATCTTGATGATCTGCCGCAATAAAGAAGTCGTCCCAGAGGTCGTGAAACGTTTTCTCGACATGCTGTAG
- a CDS encoding superoxide dismutase, with the protein MSVSYNRYMTSSLRHQILSITRQGRQKIASIHSSTRNPSLLKQLDRIDQAFQSLQQLATDQASTADQLYEALHRAYYTHQQMLTVLFHHPPHPASVHTLPIEPSDDEHTSSDTTSETEIQIHPVPPGKHKLPPLPYPYNALEPYIDEKTMHLHHDEHHKSYVDGLNKAELMMVQARKTGNFDLIKHWEREAAFNGAGHYLHTLFWETMAPHAGGKPTGPIRKQIERDFGSFQAFKKHFSQAAEKVEGGGWAILVWAPRAQHLEILQAEKHQNLSQWDVIPLLPLDVWEHAYYLKYPNKRKDYIEAWWHVVNWPAVNRRFVQAQTIRWRPY; encoded by the coding sequence ATGTCAGTTTCGTACAATCGTTACATGACTTCTTCCCTTCGTCACCAAATTTTGTCCATCACCCGGCAAGGACGGCAAAAAATCGCCTCCATTCACTCATCCACCCGCAATCCTTCACTGTTGAAACAGCTGGACCGAATCGATCAGGCATTTCAATCGTTGCAACAATTGGCTACCGATCAGGCTAGCACAGCAGATCAGTTGTATGAGGCGCTGCATCGTGCGTATTATACCCATCAGCAAATGCTGACGGTTCTGTTCCATCATCCCCCCCACCCCGCGTCGGTTCACACTTTGCCCATCGAGCCATCCGATGATGAGCATACATCATCCGATACCACTTCCGAAACCGAAATCCAAATCCACCCCGTCCCTCCGGGAAAACACAAGCTACCACCGCTCCCCTACCCCTACAACGCCCTGGAACCGTACATCGACGAAAAAACGATGCACCTACACCATGACGAACACCACAAAAGTTATGTCGACGGCTTGAACAAAGCGGAATTAATGATGGTGCAAGCGCGAAAAACCGGCAACTTCGATCTGATCAAACACTGGGAACGCGAAGCAGCCTTCAACGGGGCCGGTCATTATCTGCACACCTTGTTTTGGGAAACGATGGCTCCTCATGCCGGTGGAAAACCCACAGGTCCGATACGTAAGCAAATCGAACGGGACTTCGGCAGTTTCCAAGCGTTCAAGAAACATTTCTCGCAAGCCGCCGAAAAAGTCGAAGGAGGGGGCTGGGCGATTCTCGTCTGGGCACCACGAGCCCAACACCTGGAGATCCTGCAGGCGGAAAAACACCAAAACCTGTCACAATGGGACGTGATTCCGCTGCTGCCTTTGGATGTGTGGGAACACGCCTATTATTTGAAATACCCCAACAAACGAAAGGACTACATCGAAGCCTGGTGGCACGTCGTCAATTGGCCAGCGGTCAACCGCCGTTTTGTTCAGGCGCAAACGATTCGATGGAGACCGTATTGA